From the Catharus ustulatus isolate bCatUst1 chromosome 2, bCatUst1.pri.v2, whole genome shotgun sequence genome, the window TACTGCCTTTACAAGGGCAATGACTGTGGTTGcatcacagcacagaaagcaagaAGTCTTTAATTTGTGTTGAGCATGGTGGTTACTGGTTTTAATAGCTAATGTGGCAAGGGGAgtggggaggaaaagagaaatgtaagCATAAtataatatgaaaaattaaacctCAAAAAATGCTTCTGATAAGGCTGTGAGAGTGGGCTTGGAAAGGCAGGAGTATGCTGGGTTGGGTCATTTAGCACCAGTTTCTGTGAAGTGTCCTCCTGTTAAGGTGGGGCTGTGCAAGGAGGGCTCAGAAAGACCCAGATACTCTGAACTTCTGTGGCTTTCCTTTGGCCCTCTAGGCCTGACTGAAGCTGCCTTCCCAAGGGAACAAAGGAACAGCTTCTCTGGTTTTCAGCTAAGCTCTCTTTCCTGCTGATACTTTTCTTTCAGGCTTTCCCCAGGGAGAAGTGCTGGATTTGCTGTTCCTGAACTTTTTAATGCTCCATGTGATGAGTCTTCTCCACATTTTCTCACAAGAGTAGAGTTTTCCAGCCAGATGCATCATAGTAGCATGGAgctttttcctgcagctcagcctgttTTCCCATTACTCTTCATCAAGTCACTTATTAAGTTCCAAAACCTGTCTATGTAGATAAATGTGCATTTCCATTAGGTAGAAGGCCCTGagaaggcaaaagaaaagagaattgcTACACTCAAAACAACAGAAGTCCATACCTCACTTCCTGTGCTTTGGACAATTTCAGGTGGCTAAGGACAAATCCTAGCCCTGGATTATGTGAACAGGGACTCTTGTACAAATGGGCCAATTCAACCTGTTCACTCAGGCACAAAAGAGGGTTAATGATAGCAGCACATATTGAATTGTTCTGAAATGCAccatgtattttttcttgtgtgtaTTTGACCCTGCCTGCTATGAGGAGACAAAGCAAGAATGGGGTAGGACAAATTTGAAACATGTTTTCCTAAATTTTGCATGACAAGTGTAGAAGAAACTCCAGAGCATGATTGTTTCCAATTAATCTTACCCAGTTCCATGTTATTTTTTACTATCTGGATGCTCACCTTAGACCCAGTTATTATAGAACACTACTGGCAAAGTTtagaaaaattatcttttgcAATAGTAGAGATAAAAAATATAAGTCTAGTGGAACCTGCTTTTCACCATTTTATGGAATTATGACTACATCCtgaatatttcaattttctcttcttttattcCCTCTCTTGGTTGCAATAACAATCTCAATTCCAAAATTACTTTATATACATGTAACTGTAAGCATTTGATTCCTTCTACAGGTGAGGAAGTTCacttttaattgctttttcctAGCCCAGCATTATAGTTTCTGTATTTCCTCTTACCTCCTTTGCCGTATTTTGgtaactctttttttcttacttcttttttttaatgtgttttgcaGCCTACAGAGTGTTTTTTAAAtcagcctgaagaaaagcaagagagCACTGTGAAggcaaagaagagaaagaaggtaCGagtgtgtttggggttttggcaATGGGTTTTTATGCTACTACAAGATGCAGAATGGGGACAGCCCTTGATGATGAGAAGTAATATGGTCATAATATTGCAGCCTTCTTTagagaagaagagaaattcctcatttttaaaCCTTACTCAAGACATCTATCCCCAACCTGACCTGTGGCATAAAGTCTCTTTTGCAAGGGTTGTATATGTCTACACCCCACTTGAAAGTGTTGTTCACCAGGAAAGGGTGATTGTATGGAAGAAAGGTGGAATTTCAGTTGCTGCAGAATGTGACCCATTCCCACACTGTGGTCAGGCTCCAGCTGCTGTCTTTTGAGCCAAGGACTGTCCTTGCTCACTCTTTTCCTCATAGCATaagtatataaataaatactctGTGTTGTTGCTCTGGCCAAGCTCCATCCTCACCCACAACAACAAACACACTCTGAAGTCTAAATGGAGATTATATGGCACCAGGCAAGTTAATTGTCTTTGTGTAGGGGGACAGACTGTAAATAGTTGGCTCTCTCACAAGGCTGAGGGGTGGCCTTTTTATGTTATGTTAGGCCTCTTAATCATTCAGGGAATGGGAAGCTGGAAGAGTGGGATTTTGCTTTCAATGTGGCTCTGGCAAAGTAAGTACAGTAGTTACTCCGCTGGAGCCAGAGTGAAGGCATGCCATGGCAGAGGCTGGCAAACCCACATAGCAAGGAACCCAATTCTCaggcaaacagcagctgcttaCTTACACCTTTGCTTTCAGCAGGCCACTAAGCTGACATGCACAGCCTGTCAAAAATCCCATTAGGAAACATTTGTTAGGTTGGTCTGTGGCTTCCAAACAAAGTGATGTCTCCAAAAGTaaggaaaaggggggaaagcCCTGTTGTTTTTAAGCATCTGGAATgaattggaagaaaaacaataaaacttcCTGCATGAGGAACATTTCCCCACAGCTCTCCTTGAAGGAAGAGAGTTTGCTCAGGTGTTTTTGTTCTTGCTCTTAGTGAATTTCTCGTTGTATCAGGCTCCCCTCCAGAGGGCAATAATTTTTCTGAGTGGCACAATGAATGACGTAATGGTCCTGTGGAACAGCATCTTATGCTGAATTACCAAGTAAAATGAGTTGATAGTTGTGTCTTGCTGTCTGCTAAATCAGAGGTTCCTAAGTGTGGGTCATGTAGAGCCAGCTTGTGAGGCAGGGAAAAGCATTTGGGAAGAACAATGGAGTGGTTTGGTTGTGGGCCTCACACAGAGGCTGGCTGTGCAGCTCACAGCCTCTGGTCATGCTTTGGGAATACACTTGTTCCATGGCAGAAAAATACAACAGTGGTAAGTGAAGGGGAATCTTGGGAAGGAATGCTACAGATTCAAGCACTGCAGAAGCCTGTGGAACAGCCAGACATCCTCTGCAAAGTCTTACTGGAACTGTAGAGGGCTTTGCACCAGGACAAAGCTAGACTACGAGGAAGGCATTCATCTCCATGTCTCCCACTGTCAAAGGTTCAGCTGGGGTCTTGCAAACCCACAGGTGGCTTTAGCAGGGGTGAAACAGGCAGTGCCAAAGTGGCAAtggctgggagaggcagcaccTGCCTTACCTTTCCTGTTTTGGCATCCCCCAGATGGCTCTTCCCTGTTCAGTGTTCTGCCCCTCATGGTGCTGTGATTGGAGTATTTGAGCTGTATTGGGCAAGAGGGAGAGACAGAGTGGTGAGGAATGGAAGAGAGGAGGGAGCGGGTGCTGAGATGCAGCGAGGGAAAGAATGGATGGAAGAAAGTGACATTGAAACTCCTGCCATACCTCTCTTCAAAATTTCCATTGATCTTTGCTGTCCTGAACCTTAGCCTACTAAATTGAAGGTACTCACCCTCCATTTAAAACTGCCAAAAGTTCTTCCAGACCCACCTTATCTCTGTGAAATTCCCACTTTGCCTCAAAATCCTTTTGCTCCATCCTAACCACATGCTTCCACTCCTTTTCGCTTCTAGACTTATGCTACCTTGTGTCCCCTTGATGATGAGTTCAGTTTAGCTTAGACAGCTGAGAAACCTTAACCTGTACTTTCAAAAACTAAACATTTTCAGCGAGAACTAGAGAGGCATCACATTCTTGTCATTCTCTCCAGACTACCTCTATCCTTGcaaatttgctgttttcttaaatacttaaaatttgcttttcttaaatGCTGGCAGATCAGTCAATGTGTACCTTGGGCTATTCTACCCACATGTTCTATTTAATTATGGCAAAAAATGAAGCAATCCTTTCACTTCAGTGAGAATTCAGACCTCTTACTTGGTAACCTTTCTAAGGTGTAAAACACAATCATTATGAACTCATGTTCAATGTctaaaaattagtaattttttttaaaaaattcacagtGTGGGAGAGCAAAGCAGCTGTGAATTCTTGCTTGACCTGTGGTTTTGTTGCTTTAGCTTATTTTCCTCACCCTGGCATGGTATTCTGTGAATATAGGTAACTATCTTCGCTTCCAAATATAGATAGATAATTACCCTGTTTAAATCAAAGTATAACCACATCATATATTATCACTTGTTTCCTGCTGTTATTCCTGAAGAATAATAAACTCaaacaattctgaaaaaaaacctgaattttcaaACTGATACAAAAATGTAGCAATatcaaaactcaaaaaacagattttatgtttttaggtttttgttaCAGTAGCATTTCAGGTGAATGCACAAGATTTTTCATGTTCAGGCTCACAGACCATCTTGTCCAAATATCTCAGCTTGCATCTGAAATCAGTATTCCCTCTAAAGATACAGGGAATCTTGTCCCATTGTAAGGTGTTTTTCCAGTTAAGCCATAATTAAGCTGATATAACTGTACAAAGATATGGAGGAACATTATTTACAGTGTTGTTAGCTAGCCAAAGAACTATATAGAAATATCATATTGACCCGTTTTACTTGGGTTTTTAGAAGAAGATTTCTGATGTTCTGCAAAAATCTGCTCCAAAACCTGGTGTCCCTGCAGATCTACAAAATCTGCTTGCTCAACATTTTGGTGAAAGCCGTTCTGTGATTGAAAGAGAGGAATTACAGCTGTCAGGTAACTTACCCTTTATTTATTgtataaataatgtttttttcatgatactatttgcttctttttctgcagaagaaaaaagattttggGGACAGAAATTGAGTTgtactttttaatgaaaatattttcttatatttcttttttactgtATATTAATTTACTATTTAAGTTGAAATGTTAGTTTCTTTGGAATAAATGTGGAGTTTCTTGGAGTAGTGGAAATGAAACATTGTTTAAATGTCTCTTTTTATTATAAAGTATTAATTTCTGGAGCTCACTTTACTGATAGAAATTTTATGATTCCTAATAGTAGCTCCCAAGTGCTATGAGAGATGTATTTTGTCCCTGGAGTTGAGTCAGTCCAGATGCATAATAAGGCACTGacagaaacagacaaaaaataattaggcATCATTCTCACATGGGTATGAGATGTTGCATGCAATGGTTTTTCAGGGAGTGGCCTGATTGAGGTAGTAATTTTGGTCCATGTGTGAAATCACCAAGTTTTAGCCATGAGGACTCTTTTGCTCCCTGTTAAAAGCCAGATAGGAAATGCAAAAAACAGGACAGAGCAGGCTGAGCTTCTGTCAATTGGAGGTTGCACTGGAGATGATGGCAATGTTGAACTCTGCCTCCTATGCCTCAGTGCAGACAGAGACACTGTCCATTATTTGTTGGTAGGGCTCATGAAGAGCAGTAGCCTGCTAACCAGCCTGCACTCACCTTTGGGACTTCTTGAACTGTCAGTGACCTATGCCCAGTGCAGAGACCTTCTAGCCCAGCAgcgctttttctttttttaatgaataagcCTGTCTCTCTAGGTAAATGTGCTCTTCCTTAGTGGACCCTTCTTTATTTCAATGGGGCAGTCTCAGCTTTGTTACTGGATCAAGAAAACCTGGAGAGATCCCATATagatttctttgaaaaacttgTGCTAAGTATTTTTTGGCATATAAGGTTTTTAGGAAATAATAAATtgctttggtttctttcttATTAAAAGAGCCCTTTGGGCTACTGAAGTGACCCATTTCCATATGTGTTGGATggagatattttttccttaatttttttgctgGGATTTGAAGGCTTAGAGTGCCAAGGAGTTTACGAACTTGTACAGCTGTCAAGTCATTCACGTCAAAGCACTGAGTAAATAACAAGCAGCTACTTCGGAGTTGTGTGTTCCTGTTCACTGGCAAAGTGCAGAAGGTCAGGGTTGGTCAGAAAGTCAGCTTGGTCTCTTGCTGCAGTCTGGAGCTTTGTGTTTCTTCCCCCCTCTCTGAAACTTCTATTTAAAACTGTTGTAAATACTGCAGTGTTGCTGGACTGTTGGTGAGGAGTCAGTGAAGCTGTGTCCTTCAGAAAGGACCTCTTGAACTGTCAGTCATTAATTGAGACCATGTCTTCAGATcagcccctgcctgtccccaccaGCATCAGGTGCATCTTCTAAACATGATTTTTAACATAAATCAGCTGCTGATCCTCCAGTTGCACATATTCATTTCCTTTGAAGCTCAAGTTCCAGTAAATGTCAGTCTCAGGTTTTAATAGGAATCAgtgcaaaataaaagtttttagCAAGGACTTCAACCAGGCATTGGCTACTAACCAAGTTTGTCACACTATCTGTTCTGATGAAGATCTTGGATTGATGCTTTCAACATTAGCACAGTGCACCATCCATGTGAACATGAATAACATCTTTGAAGAAAACTCCTTAGTTTAGAAAATGTATCAGCAAACATCCATGGACACCTTGAGGGGCTGTGCAAGATGATgacaaatatgtatttttttaaagacaggaGAATTGTTAATGCTCTGTTCTATCAGGCAAAGAGCTCTTAAGAACAGTGGCAAGTTTTCAGAATGGAATTTTAATAACCTTTTTAAGAACTTTGATTTTCCGTATAGGTGTGAGAAAGGACCTTCCAAAGAGCCTGTTAGGATTTTCATTGCCATTATATGAAGTTAAATGGCATGTCTGTCACAGAGTgctgttaaaatatttcctagTTAACATAGTGACCCGGGAAAAGGAAGTCAGCAGGAAATGGAGGAAGAGAAAGGCACTGAGATGCAGTGGAGGTGTTGCTATTAGAGTCAATATAGTTAGGTGGATTATCACAATATGAAAGGCCAGAAGGGGAACAGATTTATTGCCTAGTAGATTATGGGTAGGTTCTTGCATTTACACAGTATGAATTATTTGGGGGGTATACAAACATATTTCATCCTAGGTACATTGGAGGATCAGTCTAGGAGTGTAAGGCTTTTGGCTGAGGCTTTGATTCATTGTGGCAAAGACATATGAAAACTTTCTTTCAAGCATGTGATCACACCTGTGCAGCAGCCCTATATGCAAGGTTTCAGGCtgagagaataaaaagaaattgcaaCTCAGATTTTACCTTCACTGTCTTAATCCATATAAAGctttttctgcattaatttttGTTCCAGAACTGGTAATTTATTGATGATGGATTTATCAAGTTGGGATTTCATTGATAGTACATGTATTTATGTTGCAAACATATATTCTCCCTTCGCTGTTGAAGCACAtcaacaaaagtatttttttctttatgttttcagATTCCTGTTTTTTGCCAACCAATGATCTTACCCACAGTTTTTCTTCATACTTGAAGGAAAGTGAGTTTAAATGTTTGTCTGGGTGAGATGAAAGATGTATGAAAAATGTTGCTAAGACaatattattacatttttatatgTAGGTCCAAATATTGCTTATTATGAAATATcactttaaaacttttaaattatttttttaatgacaggtattgtttttctggcttttttttgcTCTATCACTTTTTTTGGTATCAGAAAGGTTCTGGGCTTTCTTTTAATTGCTAGGGATTATTTATCAGTAATTTATTGTGGCTGCATGAGTAGGTGTATATATTATCTTACAATAAAAGTCCAGTAGCTGTCTGCTGACATGAACCAAGAGAATTTTTAttcacatatatttatatagaacTTCTGGTCTGGTAAATGTTTCTTTGCAGTTGATTTTCTCTGATACAAATTGCCATATGTTGCAAATGAAGACCATGGGCTCATGACCTTAAAAACTGTTGATTATTAATGCTTATCTAGTTTGTTCAGTTATGtgatatttttgtattttattttttggggcttttcattttccagtttctcagTCATGACTAAATGCAAAAGTGTTGCCAAAGTTCCAGACCTCAAAGGAGTCAGCATGTGTGTTCTTGCTGCTGGCTACCATTCATCATGTACTCtagtaatttaaaattgtgGCGTGTAGTACTCTGTGGGTACAAGGGCTTTTCCATTGCAGTCTGTCCTAAGTGGGCGAAGCTCCGGAGAAACCACAAGGAGAAGAAGTCGGTGGTGATGCTGGTCCTCTGCAGTTCTGCCCTTCGCTCCTTGGAACTCATCAAGTATGTCAATAGCAAATGCTGTGTTGAGGTTGGCAGTCGGTCAGGAGTTTTGTCTTGGAACCACAGGCAAAAAGGCAAAACTGGGACACTGTCCTCTGCTAGCCAGCAAATTCACTGACTCAAACTGATGAAATAtccctttccttctttaaaCTCTGGGAGTGTGGTGTTCGGTTTTGGACTGAAGTAATGCTCAGTGCTTCAGTTGCCTGGGAAGTGTTACTTTTGTTAAAAACCAAAAGTAAAGTGTAACCAATTTAGGAGAAACATGGAACGTGTTATACTTGGGAGCCTAGTAAACTCATAAAGCATCATGATCCGCCACTAGAGGTCATGGCTTTGCACCAAAGGCAGTGAGGACATGGCATTTCAGGGCCTCAGATGCCAAGGTGTGTCTGGCCTGTGTGCCTCCAGGTCTGTGTCAGTGTTCTCAGGCTGGCAAcactgcagggcagagatgACAATTTTCagtgtgccctgtccctgttttttccccttctctgtcCTCCCCCTTCTCATGCCAGAAGTTTTGATGACTGTGAATTGATGGATACCTCAAAAATTTCATGGTTGTCTTCTATGTCTTGACCCTACTTCCTGTAATTATCTGTCAGTATAAAATGAGATGAAGATTTAGGAAGTTTGATTCCATGACACAGCTATAAGCATAAATAAGGCACGAGTGCCTGTTGTGCATGCAGAGACTAGCATCTGAGACTTAAGTGGTTTAGATGTAGATAAATCTTTAGCTTTGCAAATTGAAAATTTGTTGTGCAGCATGCAGAACGAGCTGCCTTAAATGACATTCAGCAAATACTGATTGTGTTGTCTCCTGTTTGATGAATACAGAACATAGAGTTGCTACTGTGTGCCAAAATGGAGTGTCAGAAGAAGAAGTCAAGGTTTCTAACAATTTAGTTTAGTTAACTGGAATTTCAACAATCTCTGCAGTAAAGACAGAGGCAGCCTAGGTTTTCCCAGCAGCCATGCTGCAGGAAGACTGTAAAATGTAGATCAGTTCATACACAGATCCTTCCTTTTGTGCACATGCACTCATATTCATGAATGCTTGTATCTCAGTaagtgaactttttttttaattaggattTGGTGATTAACCAGTTTTGAACTAAACTATCTGTGAAAACGCAGGCcacaatattaaatattatctGAAAAGCTATCTAAACAATATTGCCCCCTACTGATATCTTCCACTGTGTCTGTCCAGTTGTTGATCTCTGTTGATGAGTAGCAAACAAAAATGTACACAGTGTTCAGAGTACAACCAGGGTTTGCTGGGGGACTTTGTGTGTCTCAAACATATTGAGAAATGCTtgagaaagttattttttctttcctcatgtGTGGTCTTAAGCCCTTaagcccagccctgcttcttgtatttcattgttcttttttttttatttattgctagGTCAATGACATCTTTTAAAGGAGATTGCAGAGTTCTCAAGTTGTTTGCAAAGCACATAAAGGTAAGGAATTTTAGTAGAGCAAGTAAACAGCTGAATAGTGtgatacaattttctttttgaatccTGT encodes:
- the CMSS1 gene encoding protein CMSS1 isoform X1, producing MGDTLEEPWWDAETGAGDTPEPSDDDAIEKASENKTATCQDPDSKPTVKKKRKQPTECFLNQPEEKQESTVKAKKRKKKKISDVLQKSAPKPGVPADLQNLLAQHFGESRSVIEREELQLSDSCFLPTNDLTHSFSSYLKEICPKWAKLRRNHKEKKSVVMLVLCSSALRSLELIKSMTSFKGDCRVLKLFAKHIKIKEQMNMLEKGVFHIGVGTPGRVKALVEQDALCLNSMKYMILDWNWRDQKLRRMVDIPEIKKETIDLLEKSIIKLCRDGSVKLGLF
- the CMSS1 gene encoding protein CMSS1 isoform X3, yielding MGSEGSGGIKEPSDDDAIEKASENKTATCQDPDSKPTVKKKRKQPTECFLNQPEEKQESTVKAKKRKKKKISDVLQKSAPKPGVPADLQNLLAQHFGESRSVIEREELQLSDSCFLPTNDLTHSFSSYLKEICPKWAKLRRNHKEKKSVVMLVLCSSALRSLELIKSMTSFKGDCRVLKLFAKHIKIKEQMNMLEKGVFHIGVGTPGRVKALVEQDALCLNSMKYMILDWNWRDQKLRRMVDIPEIKKETIDLLEKSIIKLCRDGSVKLGLF
- the CMSS1 gene encoding protein CMSS1 isoform X2, with translation MGRLSEDAWGCVFPGATEPSDDDAIEKASENKTATCQDPDSKPTVKKKRKQPTECFLNQPEEKQESTVKAKKRKKKKISDVLQKSAPKPGVPADLQNLLAQHFGESRSVIEREELQLSDSCFLPTNDLTHSFSSYLKEICPKWAKLRRNHKEKKSVVMLVLCSSALRSLELIKSMTSFKGDCRVLKLFAKHIKIKEQMNMLEKGVFHIGVGTPGRVKALVEQDALCLNSMKYMILDWNWRDQKLRRMVDIPEIKKETIDLLEKSIIKLCRDGSVKLGLF
- the CMSS1 gene encoding protein CMSS1 isoform X4 produces the protein MNLEPSDDDAIEKASENKTATCQDPDSKPTVKKKRKQPTECFLNQPEEKQESTVKAKKRKKKKISDVLQKSAPKPGVPADLQNLLAQHFGESRSVIEREELQLSDSCFLPTNDLTHSFSSYLKEICPKWAKLRRNHKEKKSVVMLVLCSSALRSLELIKSMTSFKGDCRVLKLFAKHIKIKEQMNMLEKGVFHIGVGTPGRVKALVEQDALCLNSMKYMILDWNWRDQKLRRMVDIPEIKKETIDLLEKSIIKLCRDGSVKLGLF